From one Catenuloplanes nepalensis genomic stretch:
- a CDS encoding MerR family transcriptional regulator has product MRIGDLAAKTGVSTRALRYYEEQGLLPAARTGGGQRFYPAAAVDRVGLIQGLFAAGLTSRSLNVLLPCVDAQEATDEAMTLLRTERDRIDRQIQELITTRDRLDAVIVECTTASPATCGHLVYPSAAHATPA; this is encoded by the coding sequence ATCCGCATCGGCGACCTCGCCGCGAAGACCGGCGTCAGCACCCGCGCGCTGCGTTACTACGAGGAGCAGGGCCTGCTGCCCGCGGCTCGCACCGGCGGTGGCCAGCGGTTCTACCCCGCGGCCGCGGTCGACCGGGTCGGCCTGATCCAGGGACTGTTCGCGGCCGGGCTCACCAGCCGCTCACTCAACGTGCTGCTTCCCTGCGTCGACGCCCAGGAGGCCACCGACGAGGCGATGACGCTGCTGCGCACCGAACGGGACCGCATCGACCGGCAGATCCAGGAACTGATCACCACTCGCGACCGCCTGGACGCGGTGATCGTCGAGTGCACCACCGCGTCGCCGGCCACCTGCGGGCACCTGGTCTACCCGTCGGCCGCTCACGCCACCCCGGCGTAG
- a CDS encoding SDR family oxidoreductase, whose amino-acid sequence MDIENQVALVTGANRGLGRHFAQQLLERGAAKVYATARRPETVDLAGVQVLPLDVTDPASIEAAAKVATDVTLLVNNAGISSRSDLLTGDPAAIRAELDTNFWGTLDMTKAFAPILGANGGGAILNVLSAMSWFSYEGVNSYAVAKAAAWALTNGVRLELAGQGTRVAGFMLGTADTDFSAWYTAGPKIDPAVVVRAGLDGFEAGQIEILGDEWSAHVKASLARDPREFYAGVA is encoded by the coding sequence ATGGACATCGAGAACCAGGTCGCCCTCGTCACCGGCGCCAACCGCGGTCTCGGCCGGCACTTCGCGCAGCAGCTGCTGGAGCGTGGCGCGGCCAAGGTCTACGCGACCGCGCGCCGCCCGGAGACCGTCGACCTGGCGGGCGTGCAGGTGCTGCCGCTGGACGTCACGGACCCGGCGTCGATCGAGGCCGCGGCGAAGGTGGCCACGGACGTGACGCTCCTGGTCAACAATGCGGGAATCTCCAGCCGGTCGGACCTGCTCACCGGTGACCCGGCGGCCATCCGGGCGGAGCTGGACACCAACTTCTGGGGGACGCTCGACATGACCAAGGCGTTCGCGCCGATCCTGGGCGCAAACGGGGGTGGCGCCATCCTCAACGTACTGTCGGCGATGTCCTGGTTCTCCTATGAGGGCGTGAACTCGTACGCGGTGGCGAAAGCGGCCGCGTGGGCGCTCACCAACGGTGTGCGGCTGGAGCTGGCCGGGCAGGGCACGCGGGTGGCCGGGTTCATGCTGGGCACGGCGGACACGGACTTCTCGGCCTGGTACACCGCGGGTCCGAAGATCGACCCGGCCGTCGTGGTGCGGGCCGGGCTGGACGGGTTCGAGGCCGGCCAGATCGAGATCCTCGGGGACGAGTGGTCCGCGCACGTCAAGGCGTCGCTGGCGCGGGATCCGCGCGAGTTCTACGCCGGGGTGGCGTGA
- a CDS encoding MerR family transcriptional regulator, which yields MRIGDLAIRGGVSVRALRYYEEQGLLHASRTGSGQRHYPEAAVERVRLIQQLYAAGLSSRHIAALLPCVDANEPSEESTALMKAERDRIDRQIQELISTRDRLDAIIVSSQTPSACVHHAAPAASLAAVS from the coding sequence ATCCGCATCGGCGATCTGGCCATCCGCGGCGGCGTGAGTGTCCGCGCGCTGCGCTACTACGAGGAGCAGGGCCTGCTGCACGCGTCCCGCACCGGGAGCGGGCAGCGGCACTACCCGGAGGCCGCGGTCGAGCGCGTGCGGCTTATCCAGCAGCTCTACGCGGCCGGTCTGTCCAGCCGGCACATCGCGGCGCTGCTGCCGTGCGTCGACGCGAACGAGCCGAGCGAGGAGTCGACCGCGCTGATGAAGGCCGAGCGGGACCGCATCGACCGGCAGATCCAGGAGCTGATCTCCACGCGGGACCGGCTGGACGCCATCATCGTCAGCTCACAGACGCCGTCGGCCTGCGTGCACCACGCGGCTCCGGCCGCATCGCTGGCCGCCGTCTCGTAG
- the tyrS gene encoding tyrosine--tRNA ligase — MTDRIDVPAAGEDLLDDLRWRGLIQDSTDLDELRARLASGPITYYVGFDPTAASLHVGHLVQVLTARRLQLAGHHPLLLVGGATGQIGDPRESSERSLNPPEVVAGWVGKIRDQLSPFMSFDGDNAARMVNNLDWTGPTSVIDFLRDVGKHFPVSKMIARDVVKSRLESGISFTEFSYQLLQANDFFQLHDRHGCALQFGGSDQWGNITAGVDFIRRRGGGPVHAFTTPLVTKADGTKFGKSEGGAVWLDGTMTSPYAFYQFWVNADDRDVNRYLRFFSFKSRDELLALEAATAERPFAREAQKALALELTTLVHGPDEAQAAILASAALFGRGSLDSLPEGTLRAALSEAGLVQVQALGTVAALLREAGLVSSLNEARRAIGEGGAYVNNERVTDNEATVPTDALLHGRFLVLRRGKKSFAGVELLG, encoded by the coding sequence GTGACGGACCGCATCGACGTCCCGGCCGCGGGCGAGGATCTCCTCGACGACCTGCGGTGGCGGGGGCTGATTCAAGACTCGACCGACCTCGACGAGCTGCGCGCGCGGCTGGCCTCCGGGCCGATCACGTACTACGTCGGTTTCGACCCGACCGCCGCCAGCCTGCACGTCGGCCACCTGGTGCAGGTGCTCACCGCGCGCCGTCTGCAGCTCGCCGGTCACCACCCGCTGCTGCTCGTCGGCGGCGCGACCGGGCAGATCGGCGACCCGCGCGAGTCGAGCGAGCGCTCGCTCAACCCGCCGGAGGTGGTGGCCGGCTGGGTCGGCAAGATTCGTGACCAGCTCTCGCCGTTCATGAGCTTCGACGGCGACAACGCCGCGCGGATGGTGAACAACCTGGACTGGACCGGCCCGACCTCGGTCATCGACTTCCTGCGCGACGTCGGCAAGCACTTCCCGGTCAGCAAGATGATCGCTCGTGACGTGGTGAAGTCGCGCCTCGAGTCCGGCATCAGCTTCACCGAGTTCAGCTACCAGCTGCTCCAGGCGAACGACTTCTTCCAACTGCACGACCGGCACGGCTGCGCGTTGCAGTTCGGCGGCTCCGACCAGTGGGGCAACATCACCGCGGGCGTCGACTTCATCCGCCGGCGCGGCGGCGGACCGGTGCACGCGTTCACCACGCCGCTGGTCACGAAGGCGGACGGCACCAAGTTCGGCAAGTCCGAGGGCGGCGCGGTCTGGCTCGACGGCACCATGACCAGCCCGTACGCGTTCTACCAGTTCTGGGTCAACGCGGACGACCGGGACGTGAACAGGTACCTCCGGTTCTTCAGCTTCAAGTCGCGGGACGAGCTGCTGGCGCTGGAGGCGGCCACGGCAGAACGTCCGTTTGCGCGGGAGGCGCAGAAGGCGCTGGCGCTGGAGCTGACCACGCTGGTGCACGGGCCGGATGAGGCGCAGGCTGCGATCCTCGCGTCGGCCGCGCTGTTCGGGCGCGGTTCGCTGGACTCGCTGCCCGAGGGGACGCTGCGCGCGGCGCTGTCCGAGGCCGGGCTGGTGCAGGTCCAGGCGCTGGGCACGGTGGCGGCGCTGCTCAGGGAGGCCGGCCTGGTGTCGTCGCTCAACGAGGCGCGGCGCGCGATCGGCGAAGGTGGCGCCTACGTGAACAACGAGCGGGTCACTGACAACGAGGCGACCGTGCCCACCGACGCGCTCCTGCACGGCCGTTTCCTGGTGCTGCGCCGTGGCAAAAAATCGTTCGCGGGCGTTGAGCTGCTCGGATAA
- a CDS encoding YdeI/OmpD-associated family protein, whose translation MEFTTEVLLSGKSATGLQVPDDVVEALGAGKKPPVQVTINGYAYRSTVAVMGGVFMLPLSAEHRKGAGVSAGDQVTVSVELDSAPREVEVPDDLATALAGAPDAKTAFEALSYSRKRALVLPITDAKTAETRARRVTKAIETLRG comes from the coding sequence ATGGAATTCACGACCGAAGTGCTGCTGAGCGGGAAGTCGGCGACCGGGCTACAGGTGCCGGACGACGTGGTGGAGGCGCTCGGCGCGGGGAAGAAGCCGCCGGTGCAAGTGACGATCAACGGGTACGCCTACCGCAGCACGGTCGCGGTCATGGGTGGCGTCTTCATGCTGCCGCTGAGTGCGGAGCACCGGAAGGGCGCGGGCGTGAGCGCCGGCGATCAGGTCACGGTGAGCGTGGAGCTGGACTCCGCGCCGCGCGAGGTGGAGGTGCCGGACGACCTCGCGACCGCGCTGGCCGGCGCCCCGGACGCGAAGACCGCGTTCGAGGCGCTCTCCTACAGCCGCAAGCGCGCGCTGGTGCTGCCGATCACGGACGCGAAGACCGCGGAGACCCGCGCGCGCCGCGTCACGAAGGCGATCGAGACGCTGCGGGGCTGA
- a CDS encoding alpha/beta hydrolase encodes MPYAYDPELAAVVPQLASPDLRDIPAVRAAAPAPTPGDYTGLTVTEVDLSSWSSLRSSGSSPLPAEAAPRGVRLRLYRPDAPAAPAAILAVHGGGFVLGSIDGNDARNAAFARDLGVLVASVDYRLAPEHPYPAALDDCYAALTWLAGHASELGIDPARIALHGASAGGGLCAGLALLARDRGGPAIAFQYLGIPVVDDRMTTPSMTAFTDTPNWDRASAEISWNAYLGEGVPGGADVPVYAAPARATDLTGLPPAYVSVMHFDPLRDEGIAYALALLAAGVPVELHLFPGTFHGSTRIPSEISRREEAEATAVLRAALLSPAASRSPS; translated from the coding sequence GTGCCCTACGCCTACGACCCCGAGCTCGCCGCCGTCGTACCGCAGCTCGCCTCGCCCGACCTCCGCGACATCCCGGCCGTGCGCGCCGCCGCACCGGCCCCCACGCCCGGCGACTACACCGGGCTGACCGTGACCGAGGTCGACCTGAGCTCCTGGTCGTCGCTCCGCTCCTCCGGCTCGTCGCCGCTCCCGGCGGAGGCCGCGCCTCGCGGGGTGCGCCTGCGCCTCTACCGGCCGGACGCGCCGGCCGCACCGGCTGCGATCCTGGCCGTGCACGGCGGCGGCTTCGTGCTCGGGTCGATCGACGGCAACGACGCGCGCAACGCCGCGTTCGCCCGCGACCTCGGCGTGCTGGTCGCGTCCGTCGACTACCGGCTCGCGCCGGAGCATCCGTACCCGGCCGCGCTCGACGACTGCTATGCGGCGCTGACCTGGCTGGCCGGGCACGCGTCCGAGCTGGGGATCGATCCGGCGCGCATCGCGCTGCACGGGGCGAGCGCGGGCGGCGGGCTCTGTGCCGGGCTCGCGCTGCTGGCCCGGGACCGCGGCGGGCCGGCGATCGCGTTCCAGTACCTCGGCATCCCGGTCGTCGACGACCGGATGACCACGCCGAGCATGACCGCGTTCACGGACACGCCGAACTGGGACCGCGCGAGCGCGGAGATCAGCTGGAACGCGTACCTCGGGGAAGGTGTCCCGGGCGGCGCGGACGTGCCGGTCTACGCCGCACCGGCCCGCGCCACCGACCTGACCGGGCTGCCGCCCGCGTACGTCTCCGTCATGCACTTCGACCCGCTGCGTGACGAGGGCATCGCGTACGCGCTGGCGCTGCTCGCCGCCGGCGTCCCGGTCGAGCTGCACCTGTTCCCCGGTACGTTCCACGGCTCGACCCGGATCCCGTCCGAGATCAGCCGGCGCGAGGAGGCCGAGGCGACCGCGGTCCTGCGCGCCGCGCTGCTCAGCCCCGCAGCGTCTCGATCGCCTTCGTGA
- a CDS encoding GAF domain-containing protein, giving the protein MVDTYEYLDSTPAEQARLAAVRRYQLVDRPAEAAYDRIAYIAATIVDTPIASVTMVEEDRVWLAACYGLAVREIGIEPGLCASAIGQDGIYVVRNAAKDPRTVEHPLVTGELKLRFYAAAPIRTRDGFRLGTVNVIDRKPRDPEQKHLRSLEYLAEIVADELELRLMAIRGSLR; this is encoded by the coding sequence GTGGTCGACACCTACGAGTACCTCGACAGCACCCCTGCGGAGCAGGCAAGACTGGCTGCCGTGCGGCGATATCAGCTGGTCGACCGGCCGGCCGAGGCCGCCTACGACCGGATCGCCTACATCGCTGCGACCATCGTGGACACGCCGATCGCGTCGGTGACCATGGTGGAGGAGGACCGGGTCTGGCTGGCCGCCTGCTACGGACTGGCGGTGCGTGAGATCGGCATCGAGCCGGGCCTGTGCGCGTCCGCGATCGGGCAGGACGGCATCTACGTGGTGCGGAACGCGGCAAAGGATCCGCGGACCGTGGAGCATCCGCTGGTCACCGGCGAGCTGAAACTGCGGTTCTACGCGGCGGCGCCGATCCGGACACGCGACGGTTTCCGGCTCGGCACGGTTAACGTGATCGACAGGAAGCCGCGCGACCCCGAGCAGAAACACCTCAGATCGCTGGAATACCTCGCGGAAATCGTCGCGGACGAGCTGGAACTGCGCCTGATGGCGATCCGCGGATCGCTTCGGTAA
- a CDS encoding sigma-70 family RNA polymerase sigma factor: protein MHTSGPDEAELTTWALRAGKGDRAAASDFVRATQQGVHRFLAHLVSPGEAEDLAQETYLRAMRALPSFAARSSARTWLLAIARRVAADHIRSVVARPRTAALENWELAADAAMPGSDVADGVVLDHLLRGLDPERREAFVATQVLGLSYQEAAEVCGCPIGTIRSRVARAREDLVAALGHRRAAHRATS from the coding sequence ATGCATACCAGCGGGCCGGACGAGGCGGAGCTCACCACCTGGGCGCTGCGCGCCGGCAAGGGCGACCGGGCCGCCGCGTCCGACTTCGTCCGCGCCACCCAGCAGGGCGTGCACCGGTTCCTCGCGCACCTGGTCAGCCCCGGCGAGGCGGAGGACCTGGCGCAGGAGACCTACCTGCGGGCGATGCGCGCGCTGCCGTCGTTCGCGGCCCGCTCGTCCGCGCGCACCTGGCTGCTGGCGATCGCGCGCCGGGTCGCCGCCGACCACATCCGGTCCGTGGTCGCCCGCCCGCGCACCGCCGCGCTGGAGAACTGGGAGCTGGCCGCGGACGCGGCGATGCCCGGCTCGGACGTGGCCGACGGCGTGGTCCTCGACCACCTGCTGCGTGGGCTCGACCCGGAGCGGCGCGAGGCGTTCGTGGCCACCCAGGTGCTCGGCCTCAGCTACCAGGAGGCGGCCGAGGTGTGCGGCTGCCCGATCGGCACGATCCGGTCCCGGGTGGCACGCGCCCGCGAGGACCTGGTCGCCGCGCTCGGCCACCGCCGCGCCGCGCACCGCGCCACCAGCTGA
- a CDS encoding zf-HC2 domain-containing protein: MGGGGCETFRDAISARLDGEETGPDGALDRHLDGCAECRAYAEDAALVTRMAGLLGGAGSTFAGVDDSVLDALPAPRRRFRMPALPGRRALVPVLRVLLGLLGAGQFVLGVAQISGIAAVQHLHTGVGGASPNHLLNESAAWNLALGAGFAWIALRRGRPSGILPTLTVFVSVLVLLSASDLIAGRVEPIRLLSHGLVLAGYLVVVALTRRGLEPGEPPAGRGDGRPRWRLSLDAETDIPAPARLRLLPGGAATATAGIDQERRAA, encoded by the coding sequence ATGGGCGGCGGCGGTTGCGAGACGTTCCGGGACGCGATCTCCGCGCGCCTCGACGGCGAGGAGACCGGGCCGGACGGCGCGCTGGACCGGCACCTCGACGGATGCGCGGAGTGCAGGGCGTACGCGGAGGACGCCGCGCTGGTCACCAGGATGGCCGGGCTGCTCGGCGGCGCCGGCAGCACGTTCGCGGGCGTGGACGACTCGGTGCTGGACGCGCTGCCCGCGCCGCGCCGCCGGTTCCGGATGCCCGCCCTGCCGGGCCGCCGCGCGCTGGTCCCGGTGCTGCGCGTGCTGCTCGGGCTGCTCGGCGCCGGCCAGTTCGTGCTGGGCGTGGCGCAGATCTCCGGCATCGCGGCGGTGCAGCACCTGCACACCGGCGTCGGCGGTGCCAGCCCGAATCACCTGCTGAACGAGTCCGCCGCGTGGAACCTGGCGCTCGGCGCCGGCTTCGCCTGGATCGCGCTGCGCCGCGGCCGGCCGAGCGGGATCCTGCCCACGCTGACCGTCTTCGTCTCCGTGCTGGTGCTGCTCTCCGCGAGCGACCTGATCGCCGGCCGGGTCGAGCCGATCCGGCTGCTCAGCCACGGGCTGGTGCTGGCCGGTTATCTCGTGGTGGTCGCGCTGACCCGCCGCGGCCTCGAACCGGGTGAGCCACCGGCCGGCCGCGGCGACGGCAGGCCTCGCTGGCGGCTCTCCCTGGACGCGGAGACGGACATTCCGGCACCTGCGCGCCTCCGCCTCCTGCCCGGCGGCGCCGCAACCGCGACCGCGGGCATCGACCAGGAGCGCCGCGCCGCCTGA
- a CDS encoding methyltransferase domain-containing protein: MDAAHLLADPALEASPVVANNAMNRLRGLRGPNSYARELGFDPVERLRTLPSVPSWLDLCCGSGRALIEAAAAFGDRDVTLIGVDLVEFFDRAPGDRPLLVAESVTRYAPGRTFDLITCVHGLHYVGDRLGVLARGASWLAEDGLLVADLDLAEVVTGDARALRRDLRAAGFEYDARRRRVVRRGPGAAPLPYRYLGADDRAGAGYTGQPSVASHYERIRTPSGASSPACGA; encoded by the coding sequence GTGGATGCGGCACACCTGCTGGCCGACCCGGCGCTGGAGGCGTCGCCGGTGGTCGCGAACAACGCGATGAACCGGCTGCGCGGCCTGCGTGGGCCGAACAGTTACGCCAGGGAGTTGGGCTTCGACCCCGTGGAGCGGTTGCGCACGCTCCCGTCCGTACCCTCGTGGCTGGATCTGTGTTGTGGCAGTGGACGGGCGCTGATCGAGGCCGCGGCCGCGTTCGGGGACCGGGATGTCACGCTGATCGGCGTGGATCTGGTGGAGTTCTTCGATCGGGCGCCGGGCGACCGGCCACTGCTGGTCGCGGAGTCGGTCACTCGGTACGCACCGGGCCGGACGTTCGATCTGATCACCTGCGTGCACGGGTTGCACTACGTCGGTGACCGGCTCGGCGTGCTGGCGCGAGGCGCGTCGTGGCTGGCCGAGGACGGGCTGCTGGTCGCGGACCTGGATCTGGCCGAGGTGGTGACCGGCGACGCGCGGGCGCTGCGGCGGGATCTGCGCGCGGCCGGATTCGAGTACGACGCCCGGCGCCGGCGCGTCGTCAGGCGTGGACCCGGGGCGGCACCGCTGCCCTATCGGTATCTCGGGGCGGACGATCGCGCGGGCGCCGGGTACACCGGTCAGCCCTCGGTCGCGTCCCACTACGAGAGGATCAGGACTCCTTCAGGCGCTTCTTCTCCTGCTTGCGGCGCTTGA
- a CDS encoding DUF1707 SHOCT-like domain-containing protein, with amino-acid sequence MSDLLPEPVDPRQLRASDTDRERVAEVLRAAASDGRLDLHELDERLGRVYAARTYGELEPLTRDLPLVVATPANTVPEFDVPRSRGGLALMSQFVRKGRWAVGRTFSCLAFWGGGTIDLRDAYFAEGSTRINAFAIMGGVDVIVPEDANVHVTGLAVMGGFDHGANGAGAPGAPTVVVSGLAFWGGVTIKRRAADAELKRRKQEKKRLKES; translated from the coding sequence GTGAGCGACCTCCTGCCCGAGCCGGTGGACCCCCGGCAGCTGCGCGCGTCCGACACCGACCGCGAGCGCGTGGCGGAGGTGCTGCGTGCCGCCGCCTCCGACGGGCGGCTCGACCTCCACGAGCTGGACGAGCGGCTCGGCCGGGTCTACGCGGCCCGCACCTACGGTGAGCTGGAGCCGCTGACCCGGGACCTGCCGCTGGTCGTGGCCACCCCGGCGAACACGGTGCCGGAGTTCGACGTGCCGCGGTCGCGCGGCGGGCTGGCGCTGATGAGCCAGTTCGTCCGCAAGGGTCGGTGGGCGGTCGGCCGCACGTTCTCCTGCCTGGCGTTCTGGGGCGGCGGCACGATCGACCTGCGCGACGCGTACTTCGCCGAGGGCAGCACCCGGATCAACGCGTTCGCGATCATGGGCGGCGTCGACGTGATCGTCCCCGAGGACGCGAACGTGCACGTCACCGGCCTCGCCGTGATGGGCGGTTTCGACCACGGGGCGAACGGCGCGGGCGCGCCCGGCGCACCGACCGTGGTGGTGAGCGGGCTGGCCTTCTGGGGCGGCGTCACGATCAAGCGCCGCGCGGCCGACGCCGAACTCAAGCGCCGCAAGCAGGAGAAGAAGCGCCTGAAGGAGTCCTGA
- a CDS encoding DUF5709 domain-containing protein translates to MTDGPTQEQADRELWLPENDEGQLSADDTLSDRGLDDALDEGYSPPEAYRGATAFGVTAEEALRGESLDDRLRQEVPDVSGGDPAEDALTESGEFYDAAESGDRRAGRLVAPDEGAGEDSEDESWGSDVGIDGGAASAEEAAVHIVDNP, encoded by the coding sequence ATGACTGACGGACCCACCCAGGAGCAGGCCGACCGGGAGCTGTGGCTGCCGGAGAACGACGAGGGCCAGCTCTCCGCCGACGACACGCTCAGCGACCGCGGCCTCGACGACGCGCTGGACGAGGGTTACAGCCCGCCGGAGGCCTACCGGGGCGCGACCGCGTTCGGCGTGACCGCGGAGGAGGCGCTGCGGGGTGAGTCGCTGGACGACCGGCTGCGCCAGGAGGTGCCGGACGTCTCCGGCGGCGATCCGGCCGAGGACGCGCTCACCGAGTCCGGCGAGTTCTACGATGCCGCCGAGTCCGGTGACCGCCGGGCCGGGCGGCTGGTCGCGCCGGACGAGGGCGCCGGCGAGGACTCCGAGGACGAGTCGTGGGGCAGCGACGTCGGCATCGACGGCGGCGCCGCCTCGGCCGAAGAGGCGGCCGTCCACATTGTCGACAACCCCTAA
- a CDS encoding UBP-type zinc finger domain-containing protein — protein MKCEHLALTDAPPPQSDEGCQDCLANGHRDWVHLRECMSCGRVGCCDSSPGKHATAHFHATQHPVMKSIEPGETWRWCFVDQVGAQK, from the coding sequence TTGAAGTGTGAACACCTCGCCCTGACCGACGCTCCGCCGCCGCAGAGCGACGAGGGGTGCCAGGACTGCCTCGCGAACGGGCATCGTGACTGGGTGCATCTGCGCGAGTGCATGTCCTGCGGGCGCGTGGGCTGCTGCGACTCGTCGCCGGGCAAGCACGCCACCGCGCACTTCCACGCCACCCAGCATCCGGTGATGAAGTCGATCGAGCCGGGCGAGACCTGGCGGTGGTGTTTCGTGGACCAGGTGGGTGCCCAGAAGTGA
- a CDS encoding FAD-dependent oxidoreductase, with product MVNSAILTVDDDPAVSRAVARDIRRRFGDRYRVVRADSGESALEALRELKLRGEQVAVLLADYRMPHMNGIQFLEQAMDLFPRARRVLLTAYADTSAAIDAINIVDLDHYLLKPWDPPEEKLYPVLDSLLEAWLATPEAASTETRVIGHRWSEASFKVRDFLARNLVPYRWHLCDDPEGKRLMIAAGATEEDVPVVITPEGKALVKPSTAELAGSVGMSTTPASDFYDLVVVGAGPAGLGAAVYGASEGLRTVLIEQRATGGQAGQSSRIENYLGFPDGVSGAQLTDRARRQALKFGAELLSTREVTGLEAAGPTRVLHFHDGSKIAAHTVVLATGVSYRLLDAPGLTELAGRGVFYGSAATEAPSCTGSDVYIVGGANSAGQAALYFSRYASRVHMLIRAPDLTRSMSSYLIEQIEENEKIIVHPCTEIVSAEGDEHLERLTLRDMPTGEIRTVDTSWIFIFIGAEPRTDWLDGAVSRDERGYIVTGPSLITDGQRPHGWSLPRDPYHLESSMPGVFAAGDVRADSVKRVASAVGEGAMAVSVIHRYLEAQ from the coding sequence ATGGTGAACTCCGCGATCCTCACGGTGGATGACGACCCGGCGGTGTCCCGTGCGGTGGCCCGGGACATCCGCCGCCGGTTCGGTGATCGCTACCGGGTGGTCCGCGCCGACTCCGGCGAGTCCGCGCTCGAAGCGCTGCGCGAGCTGAAGCTGCGTGGTGAGCAGGTCGCCGTGCTGCTGGCCGACTACCGGATGCCGCACATGAACGGCATCCAGTTCCTGGAGCAGGCGATGGACCTGTTCCCGCGGGCCCGGCGGGTGCTGCTCACGGCGTACGCGGACACCAGCGCCGCGATCGACGCGATCAACATCGTGGACCTCGACCACTACCTGCTGAAGCCGTGGGACCCGCCGGAGGAGAAGCTCTACCCGGTGCTGGACAGCCTGCTGGAGGCGTGGCTGGCGACGCCGGAGGCCGCGTCGACGGAGACGCGCGTGATCGGCCACCGCTGGTCCGAGGCGTCGTTCAAGGTGCGTGACTTCCTGGCGCGCAACCTGGTGCCGTACCGGTGGCATCTGTGCGACGACCCGGAGGGCAAGCGGCTGATGATCGCCGCGGGCGCGACCGAGGAGGACGTGCCGGTGGTGATCACGCCGGAGGGCAAGGCGCTGGTCAAGCCGTCCACGGCCGAGCTGGCCGGCAGCGTGGGCATGTCCACCACGCCGGCGTCGGACTTCTACGACCTGGTCGTGGTGGGTGCCGGGCCGGCCGGGCTGGGCGCGGCGGTCTACGGCGCGTCCGAAGGGCTGCGCACCGTGCTGATCGAGCAGCGGGCGACCGGCGGGCAGGCCGGGCAGTCCAGCAGGATCGAGAACTACCTGGGCTTCCCGGACGGCGTCTCCGGCGCGCAGCTGACCGACCGGGCCCGGCGGCAGGCGTTGAAGTTCGGCGCGGAGCTGCTCAGCACGCGTGAGGTGACCGGGCTGGAGGCGGCCGGGCCGACCCGGGTGCTGCACTTCCACGACGGGTCGAAGATCGCGGCGCACACCGTGGTGCTGGCCACCGGCGTGTCCTACCGGCTGCTGGACGCGCCGGGCCTGACCGAGCTGGCCGGGCGCGGCGTCTTCTACGGCTCGGCCGCGACCGAGGCACCGTCCTGCACCGGCAGCGACGTCTACATCGTGGGCGGGGCGAACTCGGCCGGCCAGGCCGCGCTCTACTTCTCCCGGTACGCGTCGCGCGTTCACATGCTCATCCGGGCGCCGGACCTGACCAGGTCTATGTCCAGTTACCTGATCGAGCAGATCGAGGAGAACGAGAAGATCATCGTCCACCCGTGCACCGAGATCGTCTCGGCGGAGGGTGACGAGCACCTGGAGCGGCTCACGCTGCGCGACATGCCGACCGGCGAGATTCGTACCGTCGACACGTCGTGGATCTTCATTTTCATCGGTGCGGAGCCGCGGACGGACTGGCTGGACGGCGCGGTCTCGCGGGACGAGCGGGGCTACATCGTGACCGGGCCGTCGCTGATCACCGATGGGCAGCGGCCGCACGGCTGGTCGCTGCCGCGTGACCCGTACCACCTGGAGTCGAGCATGCCGGGCGTGTTCGCGGCCGGTGACGTGCGCGCGGACTCGGTGAAGCGGGTGGCGTCCGCGGTCGGCGAGGGCGCGATGGCGGTCTCCGTCATCCACCGATACCTGGAGGCACAGTGA